From the Penaeus vannamei isolate JL-2024 chromosome 20, ASM4276789v1, whole genome shotgun sequence genome, the window GCTCTAcagacgcagaaaaaaaaaaaaaaatcagcgatcACGGAAAAAAGCGACAGCGCATCCTGAACTTTTCCCCTTCGTCCTCGACTAATAGAGCTGGAAGTCGTCCCTCTCCTCGACGCCCATGAGGATGTGGATGACCTTCTCGGCCTTCGAGCCTTCGTCGCTGTCTTCGTCAGCGGGAAGCCCGGAGAGGTCGAACTCGCTGAGGTACTTCATGAAGTCGTGCTTCATGCAGACGGCGAAGCGGGCCTTCTTCCAGCACTTGTTGAGGGCGACGATGCGCTGCAGCTTCAGGGGCATCGGGGAGCCGGACTTCTCGAGGGGGAGGCACGTCTGCGGGGGGAGGCTGGGTCAGgggacggtctctctctctctctctctctctctctctctctctctctctctctctctctctctctatctctctctctctctctctctctctctctctctctctctctctctctctttctctcacgctatctatctatctgtctacttctaCACacgcatctgtgtgcgtgtgcgtctatgACTGATCGAAGTTTGCAAATGGAAGCCTGGACCCTCGTGTGCTCACTGCGAGTCCCAGCCGCACTTGGCACTTACCGTGAGTTCCTTGcacttctccattcccttcacgAGGTCCTCCTTCAGGTCCTCACTGAGGTCGAGCTCTCTCAGGGTGTTGACGGCCTCGTAATTAAGGTTGAAGTCGTCATCAATCTGAAATCAATGATTGATTTTGATCCATACGAGAAATATGGTTATGGCGATAATTTtaatctattactactactactacgattattcttaccatcattgataatgataatgatgatagcaattataatgataataatagggataataataacagtaataataattactaatactaACATGAACGCTGCTTCTAATACCATCACTAAcattgatactaatactgataccaaTACAAATCCTGATACTGACACTAAACTGCTAATCACAATCACAACAACAGCAAGCATCAGCAACAAAGACGAAATGTTCATACTCACGTAGTTCATCTTCCTCATGACGCAGGTGAAGTTGCTGACCTTCGCCTTGACCTTTTGGACCATTTTCTTGAGGATGGGAGCGCTGTACAGGGGGGCCTCGCGCTTctgcacaggggggggggagaaggtcagTTAACGACGGGTCTTAACGAGGTCTTAGCGTAATCGGGTGCTTAAAGTGATATACATTTTGCGAATGTAGGTCAGGTTTGCATCCAAAGTGTGATGgttttagtagtaatgataatgatgttgtaatgatactgattacaatggtgatgataataataataaggacaatggtgatattcatgataatgataatgatgataaagatgaatatgtgtgtgtgtgtgaagcagaGAACTCACCTGGCGTTGAGAGAGGACCTGATAGGGGAAGTTGAAGGGGAATCTCTgagcctgagcctgagcctgagGGGGGTAGTACACGTACAGAGGCTGCCCTGCAAGCTTGCTCAAGCTGGTCtgggagacaaaaaaggaaacctAATATAGATTCTAATATAgacctctaatatatatatatatatatatatatatatatatatatatatatatatatatatatatatatatgtatgcatatatatatatatgtatatatatatatatatatatatatatatatatatatatatatatatatatatttatatatattattccacAGATGGATGATTGAacataaagaaatagagacacgATGGAACATTAACAAtcttaaaaagacaaaaagtcaCATCTCTTCAAGAAGAAGCTCCCTCACCAAAGgatccatgtcctcctcctcctcgagcgaGGACCCCTTCCCGTGGCCCTCGGGAAGCTGCACCTCCTCCCCGTAGCACTCCTTCACGGCCCTGAACACCTCCTTCGACCAGCTGTAGTACTGGTCTTCGCCGAAGCAGTTGGCCATCACCTGAGGGGAAAAGatccttcatttatttattcctttgtttattttgagTGTGCCATTTTATGCAGTGTTACCATTGCCGGCGTCATCCCATTTCTGATATAGGAAGCCAGATCCTCCAATTATATTTTCGTATCATgcattttccttcttgcttttgtTCTGTTCATAAAACTGCTCTTCATTgagtcttttttccccttctttctttctttctcctttcgcgtTCTCGTGTCACCCAGCTATACATTGTGGCATATGGGCGATGTAAATACAGGaaacataagaaagaaaacaaaccttGGAGTAGCCGTATTTCTTGGCGAATCCATCGGCGGACACCAAGGCGCCGCACAGGGCTGACAGCACGACCAGAGCTCGCAACATCCTGCAACGAATGCCATGTATAtacgtttagatagatagataggtagatagatggatagataggaagatagataaatagatgaatatttaGAAAGCTAGACAGACTGGGAAATAAACAGAGAGCAGCGTAGATTAAGAAATTTTCAACTGCGCTACATGAATTTTCCTCCAGCTGGTATTTAGCTTGTTTATCAGCGCagatacacgcatgtatatatatatatatatatatatatatatatatatatatatatatatatatatatatatagatagatagatagatagatagatagatatatagatatatttatatatatatagagatatatatatatatacaaatatgtatatatatacaaatatatatataactatatatataggtatatatttatatgagtgtgtgtatacatacatacacacacacacacacacacacatatatatatatatatatatatatatatatatatatatatatatatatatatatatatatatatatatatatatatatatatatatatatatatatatatagatagataaatagatagatagataaatagatagatagatacataagcacacacacacacacgcacacacacacacacacacacacacacacacacacacacacacacacacacgcacacgcacacgcacacacacacacacacacacacacacatatatatatatatatatatatatatatatatatatatatatatatatatataaaagcatatataaagatgcatatatatgtatgtgtccatataaatttgtatatatttatagatattagtGTACTAATAAATGTCGAAAAAGATGCATCACCTCTGTGGTGTTGTTCAACAAAATTTGAGAAAACTAAACACAGCTAATTTAAAACAAACCCCAATGAGTTTAAACTGATCCATCTTTGGCCCTTCCTTGcatatagaattaaaaaaaaaaaatagataaaaagaaagaaagaaaaaaaagcgtggTATTActcccgatttttttttcgtaaccTAATCCGTCTTAGATTTCGAACCCTCATTACCCTAATCAATATCCCTTCATAATTACTTCCTCTTTGACAATCAGCCTCATTATCAACACCCAACATCATCACTAAACAAACAATTCCCAATTTCTACATCAAACTCATCGCCAATTACCTCAACTTCCCTAACAAGAAGTAGCTCACCTGACGTAATGGGGACTGTAAGCATCTCCTGAGACGCTCGCCTTATATACTCATCGCAGGTGTACGGCGAGTCACGGCCTTTGCCTCGGGCCATTGGACTCCCGCGTCTCCCAAGATGCTGCCCCTTTTCTTGACCTTGACAATAGGCCTATTTTTGCGCGTGACTTTACTCTTGAGTTCCTGACCGCGAAATTAAtgagggggattttttttataatgttattctaataaataatgaataataaacagatgatgatgatacatacatacacacacacacacacacacacacacacacacacacacatatatatatatatatatatatatatatatatatatatatatatatgtatatatatgtatatatatgtatatatatatatatatatatatatatatatatatatatatatatatgtatgtatatatacacatttatatatatgtatgtatgtatgcatgtgtatgtatatacatacctacatgtatacagtatatctatataagtatatatctaagtgttaatgtgaatatatatatatatatatatatatatatatatatatatatatatatatatatgtatatatatatatatatatatatatatatatatatatgtgtgtgtgtgtgtgtgtgtgtgtgtgtgtgtgtgtgtgtgtgtgtgtgtgtgtgtgtgtgtgtgtgtttgtgtgtgtgtgtgtgtgtgtgtgtgtgtgcgtgtgtgtgtgtgtgtgtgtgtgtgtgtgtgtgtgtgtgtgtgtgtgtgtgtgtgtttatgtatatacatatatatatatatatatatatattcatatatatatatatatatatatatatatatatatatatatatatatatataaacacacacacacacacacagacacacacacacacacacacatatatatatatacagtgaaccctcgtttttccgggagggttacgttccaaaaagaacccgtgataggcgaaatccgtaaagtagtaacctttatcttttttacacattatacaatgaaatactctacaatacattgaaaccaaagagcaaaacctttttacaaatccaagcatttgtttaacaaatagaAGTACTGTATAAACGATTTTTGCAAATAGCTACTGCactgtaaaatgataattttaatcatcaatgcgAACTAAAGCCTTCATAGGTTTTAcggaaaatttgcaaacttaaatttggcaagctgttttacttacatgtacatactagaccgtaacgttattgacacacaggtagagaagaagcggagagactttAGCCAATGAGAATGCAAAACACAATGCACagtgcaaatccgtgaagcagcgagaacgcgaaaagtgaaccgcgttatagcgagggtttactgtatatatatatctatatctatatctatatctatatctatatctatatctatatacatacatacatacatatatatatatatatatatatatatatatatatatatatatatatatacatacatacatatatatgtatatatctgtgtgtgtgtgtgtgatgtgtgtgtgtgaaaatatgaatacaaacacacacaagtatacatacacacacacatatgtatatataaacaaatatatgtatatatctatatctatctagatatgtatataaacacacacacacacacacacacacacacacacacacacacacacatacacacacacacacacacacacacacatatatatatatatatatatatatatatatatatatatatatatatatatatatatatatatatatatataacatacatgtatgtatgaatatgtatatgtatgcatatatatgcatatgaattaatatatacacctctctctctctctctctctctctctctctctctctctctctctctctctctctctctctctctctctctctctctctctctctctctctctctctctctctctctctctatctctcatacgtacacacacacacacacacacacacacacacacacacacacacacacacacacacacacacacatatatatatatatatatatatatatatatatatatatatatgtgtatatatatagatatatatatatatctacatatatatgtatatatatatagatatatatatatatgtatatatatatatatatatatatatatacacatgtatatatatatatatatatatatatatatatatatatatatatatatatatatatatatatattcatatacatacacactcttatCCATCGGGCTCATATTAAAACACTTTGTATGCGTACATAGTATAAAGAAACAGGTGTTTCATCATGACAAGGCAAAAATGTGTATAAGGATGTAGAActtatgtgaatatgtttgtacgtatgttcgTTCTTACCTCTTTACACCTTCACAAATACAGAATAGGAGACGGAATCGAAAAAAATATCACACAGCTGAGTGTAGCATCTCaaaatttgtttaacaaataaaagtactgtataaacgttttttacaaatagctactgcactgtaaaataataattttaatcatcaatacgaacagAAGGCTCCATggattttagagaaaatttgcaaacttaaatttggcaaactTACGTAcgtgtacatattaaaccgtaacgttattgacacgcaggtagagaagaagcggagagactgcttagccaatcagaatgcagaacacaatgcacagtgCAAATCCGTGaaacagcgagaacgcgaaaagtgaaccgcgttatagcgagggtttactgtatatatatctatatctatatatatatatatatatatatatatatatatatatatatatatatatatatatatatatatatatacatatatatgtatatatctgtgtgtgtgtgtgatgtgtgtgtgtgtgaaaatatgaatacaaacacacacacgcacacacacacacacacatatgtatatataaacaaatatatgtatatatctatatctatctagatatgtatataaacacacacacacacacacgcacacacacacagatatatatatatatatatatatatatatatatatatatatatatatatatatatatatatatatatatatatatatatatatatatatatatatatatatatatatataacatacatgtatgtatgaatatgtatatgtatgcatatatatgcatataaattaatatatacatctttctctctctctctctctctctctctctccctctctctctctctctctctctctctctctctctctctcgtttcatgggtatcatacgtacacacacacacacacacacacacacacacacacacacacacacacacacacacacacacacacacacacgcacacacacacacacacacgcacacacacacacatacacatacacacacacacacgcacgcacacccatatatatatatatatatatatatatatatatatatatatatatatatatatacatatatatatatatatatatatatatatatatatatatatatatatatatatattcatattcatatatatacacactcctatCCATCGGGCTCATATTAAAACACTTTGTATGCACACATAGTATAAACAAACAGGTGTTTCATCATGACAAGGCGAAAATGTGTATAAGGATCTAGAACTTACGTGAATATGCTTGTACGTATGTTCGTTCTTACCTCTTTACACCTTCACAAATAGAAAATAGGAGACGGAGTCGAAAAAACAAATTATCACACAGCTGACTGTAGCAGATCAAAATTTTTTGGCAATTCGTCACCATGACAGAGCCTAAGGTTCAACCCCGGTCATTTGCAGAGAACGGACATCACAGTGACTTGCGCTTTCGGTTGAGAACATAATCGTGTACGgagttttcttgtttctctctgcgcctatccctctgtctctgtctgtctttgtgtctatctgtctgtctgtttgtctgtcgctaTCTATACCTACCTTTCAGTAAAGACCAGGATATtactatagatacatacatatatatatatatatatatatatatatatatatatatatgtatatgtatatatatatatatatatatatatatgtatgtatgtatatatatatatatatatatatttatatatatatatatatatatatatatatatatatatatatatatgtatatatatatatatatatatatatatatatatatatatatatatatatatatatacatacatatatatatgtacatatatttatataaatagatatatatatatatatatatatagatatatatatatatatatatatatttatatttatatatacatatatataaatgtatatgtatatatataaatatatatatatatatatatatatatatatatatatatatatatatatatatatatataagtatatgtatatgtgtgtgtgtgtgtgtgcgtgagtgtgtgtgtgtttttttttgtgtgtgtgtgtttgtgtgtgtgtgtgtgtgtttgtgtgtgtgtgtgtgtgtgtatatatatatatatatatatatatatatatatatacatatgtatatgcatatatgcatatatttatatatatatatatatatatacgtatatatatacataaatatatgcatatatgtatatgtatatatgcatatgcatatgaatgtatatatatatatatatatatatatatatatatatatatatatcaatatatatatatatttatatacatatacatacacacacatacatacatatccatatctattccTTTATTGCAAGATAATGGACAATACTTTGTAATGGACAGAATCTGAGAAGTAGTTCGGTGTCATAATGACCAACACACAggaaacttacatatatatatatatatatatatatatatatatatatatatatatatatatatatatatatatatatatatatatatatatatatatatatacaaacacacacacacacactcacacacacacgccacacacacacatacacacacacacaagaaaaaaacacacacacacacactcacgcacacacacacacatatgcatatacttatatatatatatatatatatatatatatatatagatagatagatagatagatagatatatacatatatatatatatatatatatatatatatatatatatatatatatatatattacatatatacacatatacacccacactcacacacacacacacaaacacacacacatgcgcacacacacaaccacacgcactcacgcacacccacacatatacatttacatatacttatatatatatatatatatatatatatatatatatatatatatatatatatatatatatatatatatggatatacatattacatacacacacacacacacacacacacacacacacacacacacacacacacacacacacacacacacacacacacacacacacacacacatttatatatatatatatatatatatatatatatatatatatatatatatatatatacacacacacacacacacacacatatatatatatatatatatatatatatatatatatatcatatatatatatatatatattatacattcatatatatatatatatatatatatatatatatatatatatatatatacatatatatatatatatatatataaataagtatatatatatatatatatatatatatatatatatatatatatatatatatatacacatacacagatacacatatgcacacacacacacacatatgaatatctgattatatatatgtatatatgcgggatttacatatttacatatttattaatatatgtgtgtatatataagtacatatattaatatatatgtgtatatataactgtatagatatgtgtatatataaaa encodes:
- the LOC113805142 gene encoding uncharacterized protein, giving the protein MLRALVVLSALCGALVSADGFAKKYGYSKVMANCFGEDQYYSWSKEVFRAVKECYGEEVQLPEGHGKGSSLEEEEDMDPLTSLSKLAGQPLYVYYPPQAQAQAQRFPFNFPYQVLSQRQKREAPLYSAPILKKMVQKVKAKVSNFTCVMRKMNYIDDDFNLNYEAVNTLRELDLSEDLKEDLVKGMEKCKELTTCLPLEKSGSPMPLKLQRIVALNKCWKKARFAVCMKHDFMKYLSEFDLSGLPADEDSDEGSKAEKVIHILMGVEERDDFQLY